The Triticum aestivum cultivar Chinese Spring chromosome 3A, IWGSC CS RefSeq v2.1, whole genome shotgun sequence genome includes a region encoding these proteins:
- the LOC123057918 gene encoding lecithin-cholesterol acyltransferase-like 1, whose product MATPLLLAQLLLAVALAAVQAAPRLHPVVLVPGYATNELDARLTKLYRPSSPGCGARKEEGWFRLYLNYSALQDPGNVPCFAEQMSSVYDPAADDYSNVPGVETRVPFFGSTQAFRYPDPDRKNFSYMSTFIERLEKMGYRDGETMFGAPYDFRYAVAPVGHPSRVGDAFFRALKGLVERASGLNGGMPVVIATYSAGGPLAHQFLVRQPLAWRQRFVRRFVPIAAPWGGIVLGMLTLVSGNNMGLPFVEPRALLRQGRSLQSSLWILPSPAAFGTATPLATTKSRNYSAGDVADYLVAIGFGEAVRPYKSRVLPLFGGELPHPGVPVTSVIGVGVGTTERIVYPGDDFDATPSVVAGDGDGVVNLASAMAVETPWSRRGGDFRMVKVLNMSHNALVVDDRALEIIMREIQRAD is encoded by the exons ATGGCGACCCCGTTGCTTCTTGCGCAGTTACTACTGGCAGTGGCACTAGCAGCGGTGCAAGCGGCGCCGCGCTTGCACCCCGTCGTCCTGGTGCCGGGCTACGCCACCAACGAGCTGGACGCGCGGCTCACCAAGCTCTACCGGCCGTCGTCGCCGGGCTGCGGGGCGCGCAAGGAGGAGGGGTGGTTCCGCCTCTACCTCAACTATTCCGCCCTCCAGGACCCCGGCAACGTGCCGTGCTTCGCGGAGCAGATGAGCTCCGTGTACGACCCCGCCGCCGACGACTACTCCAATGTCCCCGGCGTGGAGACGCGCGTCCCCTTCTTCGGCTCCACCCAAGCCTTCCGCTACCCCGATCCTGACCGCAA GAATTTCTCCTACATGAGCACGTTTATCGAGCGGTTGGAGAAGATGGGGTACCGCGACGGCGAGACCATGTTCGGCGCGCCCTACGACTTCCGGTACGCCGTCGCGCCGGTGGGGCACCCGTCCAGGGTGGGCGACGCCTTCTTCCGGGCGCTCAAGGGCCTCGTCGAGAGGGCGAGCGGGCTTAACGGCGGCATGCCGGTGGTGATCGCCACCTACAGCGCCGGCGGCCCGCTGGCGCACCAGTTCCTCGTCCGCCAGCCGCTGGCCTGGCGCCAGCGGTTCGTGCGGCGGTTCGTGCCCATCGCCGCCCCGTGGGGCGGCATCGTCCTGGGGATGCTGACGCTCGTCTCCGGGAACAACATGGGCCTGCCGTTCGTCGAGCCGCGCGCGCTGCTGCGGCAAGGCAGGAGCCTGCAGAGCAGCCTATGGATACTGCCCAGCCCGGCCGCCTTCGGCACCGCGACGCCGTTGGCTACCACGAAGAGCAGGAACTACTCGGCCGGCGACGTGGCGGACTACCTCGTCGCCATCGGGTTTGGCGAGGCCGTCAGGCCGTACAAGTCCCGCGTGCTGCCGCTGTTTGGCGGGGAGCTGCCGCATCCCGGGgtgccggtgacctccgtcatCGGGGTCGGGGTGGGGACAACTGAAAGGATAGTGTATCCCGGGGATGACTTCGACGCGACGCCGTCTGTGGTCGCCGGAGACGGCGACGGGGTGGTGAACCTGGCGAGCGCCATGGCGGTGGAGACGCCGTGGAGCCGCCGTGGTGGGGATTTTAGGATGGTCAAGGTGCTCAACATGTCTCATAATGCCCTTGTGGTGGATGATCGAGCGCTTGAGATCATCATGCGAGAGATTCAACGGGCTGATTAG